In Acidaminococcales bacterium, a genomic segment contains:
- a CDS encoding restriction endonuclease subunit S has product MKLGEIFTMRNGYTPSKANTEYWTGGTLPWFRMEDIRENGRILADSIQHITPQAVKGKLFPANSIIMATTATIGEHALLIADSLANQQFTFFTQNVNRPDIKLNMKYAFYYFFIIGEWCKENVNVSSFPSVDMERLKKYRMPIPSLDEQERIVAILDQFEELTTNLTQGLPAEIAARKRQYEYYRDKLLAFKECA; this is encoded by the coding sequence CTGAAGCTGGGCGAGATATTTACAATGCGTAACGGTTACACGCCGTCAAAAGCGAACACGGAATACTGGACAGGCGGGACTCTACCGTGGTTCAGAATGGAGGATATACGCGAAAATGGGCGTATACTTGCGGACAGCATACAGCACATAACACCGCAGGCAGTAAAGGGGAAATTGTTCCCCGCAAACTCAATTATAATGGCAACGACGGCAACAATCGGCGAACACGCGTTGCTAATTGCTGATTCGCTGGCGAATCAGCAATTCACATTTTTTACCCAAAATGTTAATCGCCCTGACATAAAATTGAATATGAAATACGCCTTTTACTATTTCTTTATAATCGGCGAATGGTGCAAAGAAAACGTGAATGTGTCAAGCTTTCCAAGCGTGGATATGGAGCGGCTGAAAAAGTACCGAATGCCGATCCCGTCCCTTGACGAGCAGGAGCGCATAGTCGCTATCCTTGACCAATTCGAGGAACTGACCACAAATCTAACGCAGGGCTTGCCCGCCGAAATCGCGGCAAGGAAGCGGCAGTACGAATATTACCGCGACAAACTATTGGCCTTTAAGGAGTGCGCTTGA
- a CDS encoding restriction endonuclease subunit S codes for MGRMDALIKEHCPNGVRYAKLGEIATDMYRGSGIKREEVTATGTPCVRYGEIYTTYGIWFDECVSRTQTGIKTFGHGDVLFAITGESVEEIAKSTVYIGHETCYAGGDIVVMKHNQDPKYMSYALSTIMAQEQKSKGRVKSKVVHSNIPALQAIRIPLPPLPVQRKIVEILDNFTELAAELAAELAARKKQYEYYRNYLLTFDENRETLLTNKQTNKQTNKQTNKQTNKQTNSLAEAGRDIYNA; via the coding sequence ATGGGCAGAATGGACGCGCTGATCAAAGAACATTGCCCGAACGGGGTGAGGTACGCCAAACTTGGGGAGATAGCGACCGATATGTATCGCGGTTCGGGCATTAAGCGTGAAGAAGTGACCGCAACGGGTACGCCTTGTGTTCGATATGGTGAAATCTACACTACTTACGGCATTTGGTTTGACGAGTGCGTTTCTCGCACGCAAACAGGCATTAAGACGTTCGGACACGGTGACGTTTTGTTTGCCATAACAGGCGAGAGCGTTGAGGAAATTGCGAAGTCAACCGTTTACATCGGTCACGAAACCTGTTACGCTGGCGGCGATATTGTCGTTATGAAGCATAACCAAGACCCGAAGTATATGTCTTATGCTCTTTCCACAATAATGGCGCAAGAGCAAAAGAGTAAAGGACGGGTAAAAAGCAAGGTCGTTCATTCAAACATACCGGCGTTGCAAGCTATTCGTATCCCCCTCCCGCCGCTGCCCGTGCAGCGTAAAATTGTCGAGATACTCGACAATTTTACGGAGCTTGCAGCGGAGCTTGCAGCGGAGCTTGCAGCCCGGAAAAAGCAATATGAATATTACAGAAATTACCTCTTGACATTTGACGAAAACCGTGAAACGCTGTTGACAAACAAACAAACAAACAAACAAACAAACAAACAAACAAACAAACAAACAAACAAACAAACAAACAGTCTGGCTGAAGCTGGGCGAGATATTTACAATGCGTAA
- a CDS encoding virulence RhuM family protein, protein MGNKRAARPDTLRQGESWRLNEYIRKGFTMDDERPKNGGGRYLRELPQGIRDLRSSERNLYRQVTDIYATAIDCNPKAEIAR, encoded by the coding sequence TTGGGGAATAAGCGGGCGGCGCGTCCAGATACTCTGCGGCAAGGGGAGAGTTGGCGGCTGAACGAATATATCCGCAAAGGGTTCACTATGGACGACGAGCGACCGAAAAACGGCGGCGGGCGTTACTTGCGCGAACTGCCGCAAGGCATCCGCGACCTTCGCAGCAGCGAGCGCAACCTCTATCGGCAGGTGACGGACATCTACGCCACGGCAATCGACTGCAACCCGAAAGCCGAGATTGCGCGGTAG